From one Mytilus galloprovincialis chromosome 13, xbMytGall1.hap1.1, whole genome shotgun sequence genomic stretch:
- the LOC143055933 gene encoding uncharacterized protein LOC143055933, producing the protein MSDTCPDCGTEFSRKDAMLRHYRKKHKTNQPYPPSSHAYPPPPPPPPPPPPPPPPPPPPPPPPPPPPPPPPPPPPPPPPPPPPPPKNVILHHPFTMTLAGPTGSGKTFWMKTLLERARSMITPSPERIIWCYKRWQPLFSEMQQTIKNILFVQGLPENLNDDSFIDSRFPSLIILDDLMRDVTNSKDVCELFVEGSHHRNLSVACILQNAFSKGKESRTMSINSQYIVLFKNPRDQVGPAIFARQMYPNNPKKFMNKYKEGTQRPYGSLFIDLKQNTPEDDRLKLNIFESKNMVGGGVSKEYISRKELEPLQFEESFQSDQTYLPDEKEIMPSCDDCGVVFESVPDLARHMNKWCPENNDLKRKREIWDEDIPSKKPHVNEIDIEGGEDMVFIKLAELAREANADIWEEKVDKYIDGDMNEDHARSKANSKLKAEDMDQLISRYSSLIEYLLQLQNGKLHGKVMNKITELVNDDMDYEKAIKLAIRKYKPQFEIYLDEVIDDETNNSYESEDNNDDDDDEEEEGEEDEDDEI; encoded by the coding sequence ATGTCAGATACCTGTCCGGATTGTGGCACGGAATTTTCGAGAAAAGATGCTATGTTGAGACATTATaggaaaaaacacaaaacaaatcaaCCATATCCACCGAGCAGTCATGCGTATCCACCAccgccaccaccaccaccaccaccaccaccaccaccaccaccaccaccaccaccaccaccaccgccgccaccgccgccaccgccgccaccaccaccaccaccaccgccgccgccaccaccaccaccaccgccAAAGAATGTGATACTACATCATCCGTTCACTATGACGCTGGCTGGACCTACTGGTTCAGGTAAGACGTTTTGGATGAAAACATTATTGGAGAGAGCGCGGAGTATGATTACACCATCACCAGAGAGGATAATATGGTGTTATAAACGATGGCAGCCATTATTTAGTGAAATGCAACAGAccattaaaaacattttgtttgttcAAGGTTTACCTGAAAATTTGAATGATGACTCATTCATAGACTCTAGATTTCCAAGTTTAATCATCCTAGACGATTTAATGAGAGACGTCACTAATAGTAAGGATGTGTGTGAACTCTTTGTGGAGGGTAGCCATCACAGGAACCTAAGTGTAGCTTGTATACTTCAAAATGCGTTCTCGAAGGGAAAGGAGAGTAGAACCATGAGCATCAATAGCCAGTATATAGTCCTATTCAAAAACCCACGTGATCAAGTTGGGCCAGCCATATTTGCTAGACAGATGTATCCTAATAATCCGAAGAAATTCATGAATAAGTACAAAGAAGGGACACAACGACCATATGGGAGTCTTTTCATTGATCTGAAACAGAATACACCGGAAGACGACAGACTAAAACTCAATATATTTGAAAGCAAGAACATGGTTGGTGGGGGTGTTTCTAAAGAGTATATTAGTAGAAAAGAACTAGAACCACTTCAGTTTGAAGAATCATTTCAAAGTGATCAGACGTATTTACCAGACGAGAAAGAAATCATGCCTTCATGTGATGATTGCGGTGTAGTCTTTGAAAGCGTTCCTGATTTAGCTAGACATATGAATAAGTGGTGCCCggaaaataatgatttaaaaagaaaaagggaAATTTGGGATGAAGACATACCCTCAAAGAAGCCTCATGTAAACGAAATTGATATAGAAGGTGGAGAAGATATGGTTTTTATAAAATTAGCTGAACTTGCCAGAGAGGCAAATGCAGATATATGGGAAGAAAAAGTTGATAAATACATCGATGGTGACATGAACGAAGACCACGCCAGGAGTAAGGCTAATAGCAAGCTAAAAGCCGAGGATATGGATCAGTTGATATCCAGATATAGTAGTTTAATTGAGTATTTACTACAGTTACAAAATGGTAAACTACATGGTAAAGTCATGAATAAGATCACAGAGCTAGTTAACGATGACATGGATTACGAGAAAGCCATCAAACTAGCTATCAGGAAATATAAACCTCAGTTTGAAATTTATCTAGATGAAGTTATTGACGACGAGACTAACAATAGTTATGAAAGTGAAGATAAtaacgatgatgatgatgacgaggAAGAAGAAGGAGAGGAGGATGAAGATGATGAAATATGA